Proteins encoded in a region of the Aphelocoma coerulescens isolate FSJ_1873_10779 chromosome 28, UR_Acoe_1.0, whole genome shotgun sequence genome:
- the ABHD8 gene encoding protein ABHD8 isoform X2, giving the protein MLTSIADGLLCCLLGKTPNAVGPLDSVESDDGYTFLEVKPGRILRIRHNVPKRPEFPEEPEETERGTVRCKRRITLYRNGQLLIENLGDAVRSELPQCHNASGDANSAVELEMSDATGMPGKDGAAAAPGKRRKRKAKKVVSIDCKKRITSCKGTHGDVVLFFIHGVGGSLDIWKEQLEFFSKLGYEVVAPDLAGHGCSSAPPVAAAYTFYALAEDMRAVFKRYAKKRNILIGHSYGVSFCTFLAHEYPELVHKVIMINGGGPTALEPSLCSIFNLPPCVLHCLSPCLAWSFLKAGFARQGAKEKQLLKEGNAFNVSSFVLRAMMSGQYWPEGDEVYHAELAVPVLLVHGMHDKFVPVEEDQRMAEVIDEGSHMVMLECPDTVNTLLHEFVLWEPDTAAGDGDTK; this is encoded by the exons ATGCTGACCAGCATCGCCGACGGCCTCCTGTGCTGCCTGCTGGGCAAGACCCCCAACGCCGTGGGACCTCTGGACAGCGTTGAATCCGACGACGGCTACACCTTCCTGGAAGTGAAACCCGGGAGAATCCTCCGGATCCGCCACAACGTTCCCAAACGTCCGGAATTCCCGGAGGAACCGGAGGAGACGGAGCGCGGCACGGTGCGCTGCAAGCGCCGCATCACGCTCTACCGCAACGGGCAGCTGCTCATCGAGAACCTGGGCGACGCCGTGCGCTCCGAGCTCCCGCAGTGCCACAACGCCTCCGGCGATGCCAACAGCGCCGTGGAGCTGGAAATGTCGGATGCAACGGGAATGCCGGGCAAggacggggcggcggcggcgccggggaaGCGTCGGAAGCGCAAAGCGAAGAAGGTGGTGAGCATCGACTGCAAGAAGCGCATCACGAGCTGCAAGGGCACGCACGGAGACGTGGTGTTGTTCTTCATCCACGGCGTGGGAGGCTCCTTGGACATCTGGAAGGAGCAGCTGGAATTCTTTTCCAAGCTGGGATATGAGGTGGTGGCTCCGGACCTGGCCGGCCACGGCTGCAGCTCGGCGCCGCCGGTCGCGGCCGCCTACACGTTCTACGCGCTGGCCGAGGACATGAGGGCCGTGTTCAAGCGTTATGCCAAGAAGAGGAATATCCTGATCGGGCATTCCTATGG GGTGTCCTTCTGCACCTTCCTGGCACACGAGTACCCGGAGCTGGTGCACAAGGTGATCATGATCAACGGCGGCGGCCCCACGGCGCTGGAGCCCAGCCTGTGCTCCATCTTCAACCTCCCCCCCTGCGTGCTGCACTGCCTGTCCCCCTGCCTGGCATGGAGCTTCCTCAA GGCCGGCTTTGCCCGCCAAGGTGCCaaagagaagcagctgctgaaggAGGGCAACGCCTTCAACGTCTCGTCCTTCGTGCTGCGGGCCATGATGAGCGGCCAGTACTGGCCCGAGGGCGACGAGGTGTACCACGCCGAGCTGGCCGTGCCCGTGCTGCTGGTCCATGGCATGCACGACAAGTTCGTGCCCGTCGAGGAGGACCAGAGGATGGCCGAG GTGATCGACGAGGGCAGCCACATGGTGATGCTGGAGTGTCCCGACACCGTGAACACGCTGCTGCACGAGTTCGTCCTGTGGGAGCCCGACACGGCCGCAGGCGACGGCGACACCAAATAA
- the ABHD8 gene encoding protein ABHD8 isoform X1 produces MLTSIADGLLCCLLGKTPNAVGPLDSVESDDGYTFLEVKPGRILRIRHNVPKRPEFPEEPEETERGTVRCKRRITLYRNGQLLIENLGDAVRSELPQCHNASGDANSAVELEMSDATGMPGKDGAAAAPGKRRKRKAKKVVSIDCKKRITSCKGTHGDVVLFFIHGVGGSLDIWKEQLEFFSKLGYEVVAPDLAGHGCSSAPPVAAAYTFYALAEDMRAVFKRYAKKRNILIGHSYGVSFCTFLAHEYPELVHKVIMINGGGPTALEPSLCSIFNLPPCVLHCLSPCLAWSFLKAGFARQGAKEKQLLKEGNAFNVSSFVLRAMMSGQYWPEGDEVYHAELAVPVLLVHGMHDKFVPVEEDQRMAEILLIAFLKVIDEGSHMVMLECPDTVNTLLHEFVLWEPDTAAGDGDTK; encoded by the exons ATGCTGACCAGCATCGCCGACGGCCTCCTGTGCTGCCTGCTGGGCAAGACCCCCAACGCCGTGGGACCTCTGGACAGCGTTGAATCCGACGACGGCTACACCTTCCTGGAAGTGAAACCCGGGAGAATCCTCCGGATCCGCCACAACGTTCCCAAACGTCCGGAATTCCCGGAGGAACCGGAGGAGACGGAGCGCGGCACGGTGCGCTGCAAGCGCCGCATCACGCTCTACCGCAACGGGCAGCTGCTCATCGAGAACCTGGGCGACGCCGTGCGCTCCGAGCTCCCGCAGTGCCACAACGCCTCCGGCGATGCCAACAGCGCCGTGGAGCTGGAAATGTCGGATGCAACGGGAATGCCGGGCAAggacggggcggcggcggcgccggggaaGCGTCGGAAGCGCAAAGCGAAGAAGGTGGTGAGCATCGACTGCAAGAAGCGCATCACGAGCTGCAAGGGCACGCACGGAGACGTGGTGTTGTTCTTCATCCACGGCGTGGGAGGCTCCTTGGACATCTGGAAGGAGCAGCTGGAATTCTTTTCCAAGCTGGGATATGAGGTGGTGGCTCCGGACCTGGCCGGCCACGGCTGCAGCTCGGCGCCGCCGGTCGCGGCCGCCTACACGTTCTACGCGCTGGCCGAGGACATGAGGGCCGTGTTCAAGCGTTATGCCAAGAAGAGGAATATCCTGATCGGGCATTCCTATGG GGTGTCCTTCTGCACCTTCCTGGCACACGAGTACCCGGAGCTGGTGCACAAGGTGATCATGATCAACGGCGGCGGCCCCACGGCGCTGGAGCCCAGCCTGTGCTCCATCTTCAACCTCCCCCCCTGCGTGCTGCACTGCCTGTCCCCCTGCCTGGCATGGAGCTTCCTCAA GGCCGGCTTTGCCCGCCAAGGTGCCaaagagaagcagctgctgaaggAGGGCAACGCCTTCAACGTCTCGTCCTTCGTGCTGCGGGCCATGATGAGCGGCCAGTACTGGCCCGAGGGCGACGAGGTGTACCACGCCGAGCTGGCCGTGCCCGTGCTGCTGGTCCATGGCATGCACGACAAGTTCGTGCCCGTCGAGGAGGACCAGAGGATGGCCGAG ATCCTGCTGATCGCCTTCCTGAAGGTGATCGACGAGGGCAGCCACATGGTGATGCTGGAGTGTCCCGACACCGTGAACACGCTGCTGCACGAGTTCGTCCTGTGGGAGCCCGACACGGCCGCAGGCGACGGCGACACCAAATAA
- the ANKLE1 gene encoding ankyrin repeat and LEM domain-containing protein 1 — MPRRPPRLRVPRAAVTSPLGRRVSPGDGDLAAGEAEGTGGSWGDTQILPGAPGLFPGDGSAPTSGPTLLLGFGDKGHPQNSSGSGPTLLLGFGDKGHPQGSLSLARGSPKPSPKVRLLAGTRGHPQKSPLVTRGPLSATGMLEGGSGWQQRPSPLGTSRSRWPHGSLKHPLAPRQPGSASGELGTLSVPPSPSGELGTPWVPPSPAGCATPRSEGHREDVARAQTPADCHSPGDTDATSSPEGGTGRGGGVAAVAALSPSVTGQTRPLQRRWLERPARGHRPEWPEGHSPELVAALRTGHIPDCAQDELALTRAFERPESGRPWREGRLKCSFNYLLLDPRVTRDLPRRSPGLSAAERFRSFVGAVFYVGKGTRGRACWHLRQARAQLRRGTARGCPKVRRILEIWAGGHGVVPLQCFQHRVPAEAFTRESCMLEALGLQPLTNARRGPCYGVAAAWAAERRRRLGVLLLHRAMGVLLAEGERQLRPEDIAGAP, encoded by the exons ATGCCCCGGAGACCCCCGAGGCTCAGAgtccccagggctgctgtcaCCTCCCCCTTGGGTCGCCGTGTCAGCCCAGGGGACGGGGATTTGGCCGCTGGGGAGGCGGAGGGGACCGGCGGCTCTTGGGGTGACACCCAGATCCTCCCCGGAGCCCCCGGGTTGTTCCCAGGGGATGGAAGCGCCCCCACATCCGGTCCCACGctcctgctgggatttggggacaagggacacccccaaaactcctcaggGTCGGGTCCCACGctcctgctgggatttggggacaagggacacccccagggctCTCTGTCACTCGCCCGGGgctcccccaaacccagccccaaGGTCCGGCTGCTCGCGGGgacccggggacacccccagaaGTCCCCGTTGGTCACTCGGGGTCCCCTCAGTGCCACCGGGATGCTGGAAGGTGGCTCCGGGTGGCAGCAGCGCCCCTCGCCCTTGGGGACATCCCGGTCCCGGTGGCCCCACGGGAGTCTCAAGCACCCCCTGGCCCCGCGGCAACCTGGCAGTGCCAGTGGCGAGCTGGGGACACTCTCCGTGCCACCATCACCCAGTGGCGagttggggacaccctgggtgCCACCGTCACCCGCCGGCTGTGCCACCCCGCGCTCCGAGGGGCACCGGGAGGACGTGGCACGGGCACAGACACCCGCGGACTGTCACAGCCCTGGCGACACAGATGCCACCAGCAGCCCCGAGGGTGGCACCGGGCGCGGTGGTGGCGTGGCCGCGGTGGCCGCGCTGTCGCCCTCCGTCACCGGGCAGACGCGGCCGCTCCAGCGGCGGTGGCTCGagcgcccggcccggggccACCGCCCGGAGTGGCCCGAGG GCCACAGCCCCGagctggtggccgcgctgaggaccGGCCACATCCCCGACTGTGCCCAGGACGAGCTGGCGCTGACCAGGGCGTTCGAGCGGCCGGAGAGCGGCCGGCCCTGGCGCGAGGGGCGGCTCAAGTGCAGCTTCAATTACCTGCTGCTGGACCCCAG GGTCACTCGGGACCTGCCCCGGCGCAGCCCCGGCCTGAGCGCGGCCGAGCGCTTCCGGAGCTTCGTGGGCGCCGTGTTCTACGTGGGCAAGGGCACGCGGGGCAGGGCCTGCTGGCACCTGCGGCAAGCGCGGGCACAGCTCCGCCGCGGCACGGCCAGG GGCTGCCCCAAGGTGCGGCGCATCCTGGAGATCTGGGCGGGCGGGCACGGCGTGGTGCCCCTGCAGTGCTTCCAGCACCGCGTGCCCGCCGAGGCCTTCACCCGCGAGAGCTGCATGCTCGAGGCGCTGG GCCTGCAGCCGCTGACCAACGCCCGCCGGGGGCCGTGCTACGGCGTGGCCGCGGCCTGGGCGGCCGAGAGGCGCCGGCGCCTGGGCGTCCTCCTGCTGCACCGCGCCATGGGCGTCCTGCTGGCCGAGGGCGAGCGCCAGCTGCGGCCTGAGGACATCGCCGGGGCACCCTGA
- the BABAM1 gene encoding BRISC and BRCA1-A complex member 1 isoform X1, whose amino-acid sequence MDTSEPGSAAEDEEEKAPEPRPRTRSNPEGAEDRGALGARGALGARGALGAQAAVGNRSEGEGEAASAEHSPQLATPGHQATPWAGPGAPPAEVQVKTPRVNCPEKVIICLDLAEEMALPKLESFNGSRSNALTVSQKMIEMFVRTKHKIDKSHEFALVVVNNDATWLSGFTSDPREVCSCLYDLDTVVCQSFNLEGLFNLIQQKIELPVTDNVQTIPPPYVVRTILVFGRPGCQPQFCGGEHVKKLLQCPYFFFDVVYIHNGLEEKEDESSWKDMFGFFGSLDTKGTNYKYEVPLAGPALELHNCMAKLLAHPLQRPCQSHAAYGLLDGPDSPDSEATV is encoded by the exons ATGGACACGTCGGAGCCGGGCAGCGCggccgaggatgaggaggagaaggcGCCGGAGCCGCGGCCCCGGACCCGCTCGAACCCCGAGGGGGCCGAGGACCGGGGGGCTCTGGGTGCCCGGGGGGCTCTGGGTGCCCGGGGGGCTCTGGGTGCCCAGGCGGCCGTGGGCAACCGCAGCGAGGGCGAGGGCGAGGCGGCCAGCGCTGAGCACAGCCCCCAGCTGGCCACGCCGGGCCACCAGGCCACCCCCTGGGCTGGCCCCGGCGCCCCCCCCGCGGAGGTGCAGGTGAAAACCCCGCGGGTGAACTGCCCCGAGAAGGTG ATCATCTGCCTGGACCTGGCCGAGGAGATGGCACTGCCCAAGCTGGAGTCCTTCAACGG GTCCCGGAGCAATGCCCTGACGGTGTCGCAGAAAATGATCGAGATGTTCGTGAGGACCAAACACAAAATCGACAAAAGCCACGAGTTCGCCCTGGTGGTGGTGAACAACGATGCCACCtgg CTGTCGGGCTTCACCTCGGACCCCCGCGAGGTTTGCAGCTGCCTCTACGACCTGGACACCGTCGTGTGCCAGTCCTTCA ACCTGGAAGGGCTCTTCAACCTCAT CCAGCAGAAGATCGAGTTGCCCGTGACCGACAACGTCCAGACCATCCCCCCCCCCTACGTGGTCAGGACCATCCTGGTGTTCGGGCGCCCGGGCTGCCAGCCCCAGTTCTGTGGGGGTGAGCACGTCAAG aagctcCTGCAGTGCCCCTATTTCTTCTTCGACGTCGTTTACATCCACAACggcctggaggagaaggaggacgaGAGCAGCTGGAAG gacatgtttggcttTTTCGGCAGCCTGGACACCAAAGGCACCAACTACAAGTACGAGGTGCCGCTGGCAGGGCCTGCGCTGGAGCTGCACAACTGCATGGCCAAGCTGCTGGCGCATCCCCTGCAGCGGCCCTGCCAGAGCCACGCCGCCTACGGGCTGCTGGATGGCCCCGACAGCCCCGACAGCGAGGCCACCGTCTGA
- the BABAM1 gene encoding BRISC and BRCA1-A complex member 1 isoform X2: MDTSEPGSAAEDEEEKAPEPRPRTRSNPEGAEDRGALGARGALGARGALGAQAAVGNRSEGEGEAASAEHSPQLATPGHQATPWAGPGAPPAEVQVKTPRVNCPEKVIICLDLAEEMALPKLESFNGSRSNALTVSQKMIEMFVRTKHKIDKSHEFALVVVNNDATWLSGFTSDPREVCSCLYDLDTVVCQSFNLEGLFNLIQQKIELPVTDNVQTIPPPYVVRTILVFGRPGCQPQFCGGEHVKLLQCPYFFFDVVYIHNGLEEKEDESSWKDMFGFFGSLDTKGTNYKYEVPLAGPALELHNCMAKLLAHPLQRPCQSHAAYGLLDGPDSPDSEATV; this comes from the exons ATGGACACGTCGGAGCCGGGCAGCGCggccgaggatgaggaggagaaggcGCCGGAGCCGCGGCCCCGGACCCGCTCGAACCCCGAGGGGGCCGAGGACCGGGGGGCTCTGGGTGCCCGGGGGGCTCTGGGTGCCCGGGGGGCTCTGGGTGCCCAGGCGGCCGTGGGCAACCGCAGCGAGGGCGAGGGCGAGGCGGCCAGCGCTGAGCACAGCCCCCAGCTGGCCACGCCGGGCCACCAGGCCACCCCCTGGGCTGGCCCCGGCGCCCCCCCCGCGGAGGTGCAGGTGAAAACCCCGCGGGTGAACTGCCCCGAGAAGGTG ATCATCTGCCTGGACCTGGCCGAGGAGATGGCACTGCCCAAGCTGGAGTCCTTCAACGG GTCCCGGAGCAATGCCCTGACGGTGTCGCAGAAAATGATCGAGATGTTCGTGAGGACCAAACACAAAATCGACAAAAGCCACGAGTTCGCCCTGGTGGTGGTGAACAACGATGCCACCtgg CTGTCGGGCTTCACCTCGGACCCCCGCGAGGTTTGCAGCTGCCTCTACGACCTGGACACCGTCGTGTGCCAGTCCTTCA ACCTGGAAGGGCTCTTCAACCTCAT CCAGCAGAAGATCGAGTTGCCCGTGACCGACAACGTCCAGACCATCCCCCCCCCCTACGTGGTCAGGACCATCCTGGTGTTCGGGCGCCCGGGCTGCCAGCCCCAGTTCTGTGGGGGTGAGCACGTCAAG ctcCTGCAGTGCCCCTATTTCTTCTTCGACGTCGTTTACATCCACAACggcctggaggagaaggaggacgaGAGCAGCTGGAAG gacatgtttggcttTTTCGGCAGCCTGGACACCAAAGGCACCAACTACAAGTACGAGGTGCCGCTGGCAGGGCCTGCGCTGGAGCTGCACAACTGCATGGCCAAGCTGCTGGCGCATCCCCTGCAGCGGCCCTGCCAGAGCCACGCCGCCTACGGGCTGCTGGATGGCCCCGACAGCCCCGACAGCGAGGCCACCGTCTGA